A part of Melospiza georgiana isolate bMelGeo1 chromosome 16, bMelGeo1.pri, whole genome shotgun sequence genomic DNA contains:
- the SYT17 gene encoding synaptotagmin-17, with the protein MAYIQLEPINEGLLARLSDLLLCRWTCRNCCQKCFDCSCCQTNEDEVEILGPFPAQTPAWMISSQNEDKDGDSDNATSELPPALQDVSPDRRRSSSDTSRSAYSLTRRISSLESRRPSSPLIDIKPIEFGIIGAKKEIVQPTILRKTYTPDDYFRKFEPRLYSLDSNSDDMDSLTDEEILSKYQLGMLHFSTQYDLLHNYLIVRVIEAKDLPPPISYDGSRQDMAHSNPYVKICLLPDQKNSKQTGVKRKTQNPVFEERYTFEIPFLEAQRRTLLLTVVDFDKFSRHCVIGKVSMPLSDVDLVKGGHWWKALVPSSQNEVELGELLLSLNYLPSAGRLNVDIIRAKQLLQTDMSQGSDPFVKIQLVHGLKLTKTKKTSCMRGTIDPFYNESFSFKVPQEELENASLVFTVYGHNVKSSNDFIGRIVIGQYSTGAPESNHWRRMLSAHRTAVEQWHSLRSREDCDRVSPASLEVT; encoded by the exons ATGGCGTACATCCAG TTGGAACCAATAAATGAG GGTCTGCTCGCTCGCCTCTCCGATCTCTTGCTGTGCCGCTGGACTTGCAGGAATTGTTGTCAGAAGTGCTTTGACTGCAGCTGTTGCCAAACAAATGAAGATGAAGTTGAAATCCTGGGACCTTTTCCTGCTCAAACTCCAGCCTGGAT GATAAGCAGCCAAAACGAGGACAAGGATGGGGACTCTGACAATGCCACCAGcgagctgcctcctgccctgcaggacgTGTCCCCTGACAGACGGCGCTCGTCCTCGGACACGTCTCGCTCCGCGTACAGCCTCACGCGCCGCATCTCCA GTCTGGAGTCAAGGAGGCCAAGTTCTCCACTAATTGATATCAAACCCATCGAGTTTGGAATAATTGGAGCTAAGAAAGAAATAGTTCAGCCAACTATCCTGCGAAAAACCTACACCCCAGATGACTATTTTAGAAAATTTGAACCCAGGCTGTACTCTCTTGACTCAAATAGTGATGACATGGACTCCTTGACAGATGAGGAGATCTTGTCCAAGTACCAGCTGGGCATGCTGCATTTTAGCACACAGTATGATCTGCTGCACAATTACCTAATAGTGAGAGTCATTGAGGCTAAAGATCTGCCTCCTCCAATTTCTTACGATGGCTCAAGGCAAGACATGGCTCACTCCAACCCCTATGTGAAGATCTGCCTCCTTCCTGACCAGAAGAACTCCAAGCAGACCGGAGTGAAGCGCAAAACGCAGAACCCAGTGTTTGAGGAGAGGTACACATTTGAAATCCCCTTTTTAGAAGCCCAGAGAAGAACTCTGCTTTTAACTGTAGTGGATTTTGACAAATTCTCACGCCATTGTGTTATTGGCAAAGTGTCAATGCCCTTGAGCGATGTCGACCTTGTGAAAGGTGGACACTGGTGGAAAGCCCTTGTGCCTAGTTCTCAG aatgaagtggagctgggagagctgctgttGTCACTGAACTACCTACCCAGTGCAGGAAGGCTGAACGTGGACATCATCAGAGCAAAACAGCTGCTTCAGACAGACATGAGTCAAGGTTCAG ATCCCTTTGTGAAAATCCAGCTTGTTCACGGATTGAAGTTAACAAAAACCAAGAAGACCTCCTGCATGCGGGGCACAATAGATCCCTTCTACAACGAGTCCTTCAGCTTCAAGGTcccacaggaggagctggagaatgCCAGCCTGGTGTTCACAG TGTACGGGCACAACGTGAAGAGCAGCAACGACTTCATCGGCCGCATCGTGATCGGGCAGTACTCGACGGGCGCCCCCGAGTCCAACCACTGGCGCCGCATGCTGAGCGCGCACCGCACGGCCGTGGAGCAGTGGCACAGCCTGCGCTCCCGCGAGGACTGCGACCGCGTCTCGCCCGCCTCCCTCGAGGTGACCTGA